From one Triticum aestivum cultivar Chinese Spring chromosome 4B, IWGSC CS RefSeq v2.1, whole genome shotgun sequence genomic stretch:
- the LOC123092901 gene encoding uncharacterized protein, whose translation MLRMESVDSPSPRCQAQHQQNAGEPKDYNSTSKTQPHSTEIPCSLVQEVQHLEKRLNDQFAMRRALEKALGHKPCAIHLSKDCYLPKPTEKLIKEIAVLELEVICLEQHLLTLYRQAFDQQLCSTVSACDMERRNRQSTRSFSGTRSETSAYDFSTPKKHRLVQSSRMVQARRSTTAALNTEPDISQHNDSKTAIGRSHSSLLPRSICSARVSPSANNLARALKPCHTSPLTFVEEGKCMDSSIVSLADILGTRIADHVPQTPNKISEDMIKCIAGIYIRLRDVSVVQRAFFPSPCSSFSSASGISSKFTGDIWSPRCRKESFIEAWQDSSFSSGDLGQQCDSVIEVSALCKGAQRSADVKDMLCKYKSLVQLLETVDLGGMKNEEKLAFWINVHNAMMMHAHIEYGIPQSNSKRMLLTKVSYIISGQRVNAELIEYQILCCRVHSSGQWLRLLLYPRWKPRDKDELQGFAVDRPEPLVHFALSSGSHSDPVVRLYSPKRLFQQLEAAKEEFIRGNVGVRGSGRGRVILPKVLESYARDAGLAAQELLRVVESCLPEGLRAAVRQQGRARVEWRPHNMAFRYALARELVAVGSPAGVQARQAVTPSAA comes from the exons ATGCTCAGGATGGAGAGCGTAGATTCGCCCTCTCCGAGGTGCCAGGCTCAGCATCAACAG AATGCCGGCGAACCGAAGGATTATAACAGCACCAGTAAAACGCAGCCGCACAGCACTGAGATTCCATGCTCTTTGGTACAAGAG GTCCAACACCTGGAGAAGCGACTAAACGATCAGTTTGCCATGCGGCGTGCTCTAGAGAAAGCATTAGGTCACAAGCCTTGTGCTATCCATTTATCAAAAGACTGTTACCTTCCAAAG CCTACTGAGAAGCTCATAAAGGAGATTGCGGTACTGGAGCTAGAAGTCATATGCTTGGAGCAGCATCTCCTGACACTCTACCGGCAGGCCTTTGACCAACAATTATGCAGCACGGTTTCTGCTTGTGACATGGAGAGAAGAAACAGGCAATCGACAAGGTCGTTTTCAGGCACACGCTCTGAAACTTCGGCGTACGATTTCTCAACCCCAAAGAAGCACCGATTGGTGCAGTCCAGCCGCATGGTTCAGGCACGCAGGTCGACAACGGCAGCGCTTAATACTGAACCTGACATTTCACAGCACAATGACAGCAAGACTGCTATCGGGCGCAGCCATTCCTCGCTCCTGCCGCGTTCCATCTGCTCGGCTAGAGTATCCCCTTCAGCGAACAATCTCGCTAGAGCTCTTAAACCATGTCATACTTCGCCTCTAACGTTCGTCGAG GAGGGCAAGTGCATGGATTCCAGCATTGTAAGCTTAGCAGATATCCTGGGTACCAGGATTGCAGATCATGTTCCTCAAACTCCTAACAAGATATCCGAGGACATGATCAAATGCATTGCTGGCATATACATCAGGCTCAGAGATGTCAGCGTTGTGCAACGCGCCTTCTTCCCCTCACCGTGCTCGTCCTTTTCATCGGCGAGTGGGATCTCTTCCAAATTTACTGGTGATATATGGAGCCCCAGATGCAGGAAAGAAAGCTTTATCGAGGCATGGCAGGACAGTTCATTCAGTTCGGGTGATTTGGGCCAGCAATGTGATTCTGTAATTGAGGTATCTGCTCTCTGCAAGGGGGCCCAGAGGTCTGCCGATGTGAAAGACATGTTGTGTAAATACAA ATCACTTGTTCAGCTGCTAGAAACAGTTGATCTCGGTGGAATGAAGAACGAAGAAAAGCTCGCCTTCTGGATCAATGTGCACAATGCCATGATGATGCAT GCTCATATTGAATATGGGATCCCGCAGAGTAACAGCAAGAGAATGCTGCTTACTAAG GTATCCTACATCATCAGTGGCCAGAGGGTAAACGCGGAGTTGATAGAGTACCAGATCTTGTGCTGCCGAGTGCACTCTTCCGGACAG TGGCTCAGGCTGCTCCTGTACCCGAGATGGAAGCCCAGGGACAAGGACGAGCTGCAGGGGTTCGCCGTCGACCGGCCCGAGCCTCTGGTGCACTTCGCGCTGTCCTCCGGAAGCCACTCGGATCCAGTG GTGCGGCTGTACAGCCCGAAGCGGCTGTTCCAGCAGCTGGAGGCGGCCAAGGAGGAGTTCATCCGGGGCAACGTGGGCGTGCGCGGGTCGGGGCGCGGCAGGGTGATCCTGCCCAAGGTGCTGGAGTCGTACGCGAGGGACGCCGGGCTGGCCGCGCAGGAGCTGCTGCGCGTGGTGGAGTCGTGCCTCCCGGAGGGCCTCCGGGCGGCGGTGCGGCAGCAAGGGAGGGCGCGCGTGGAGTGGAGGCCCCACAACATGGCCTTCAGATACGCGCTGGCGCGGGAGCTGGTAGCGGTGGGGTCCCCGGCCGGCGTGCAGGCGCGGCAGGCGGTGACGCCTTCGGCTGCATGA